In the genome of Mercurialis annua linkage group LG8, ddMerAnnu1.2, whole genome shotgun sequence, the window taggtgagagtggggaggggtgtttttgtaccaaatttgacaagttcagaaTAAAAGTgattatattttgttaatttggacgtttttgatactttgtgtcAAGTTCGGGGTAAAGTGATCGTTTGTTCTTTTTAAGTGTGTAAGTCCTATTTTCTcattaatagaaataaatatGGATAAGTCAACATCTAAAGGTTGAGATACTTTTATTTCCAAATGGATGGTACAGATTCATAGTATCGCTAAACATTGGGTTCTGTAGTCAAGAATTGGCACATTATTTTAAGCACACGGTAGAACCAATAATTTCGATTGCTTTCTCTCaataaataccaaaataataaaacaattgacTGGTTCTCAAATTTGTACGTcgacattaaattaattattttatttaattaaattttaatattttagtatcAGATAAATCACTTTTATTAAAGTTTAATCCATCagatctttaaatttatttctcaGAATTAAAAATCGCATATTTAAGATATACGATTATGATTTATTTGACTTCGAAAGAATAATCCATTTTAAGGTTCCTAAACTATACTTGTTTTGTTCATCCGattcttaaactatttttattttttatctggTCGTTTAACTTAGcgaaaaatcattttcaaattcttaaacaataaaaacaacgttgttttattatttttaaaaatacaatttgttaCCCTAAACGGCGTTTGTGTCAATTAAGGACATGAAATGATTCTTTGTTAAATTGAAGGTTTAAATAAGGacaaaaacagtttatagaCCGGATGAACGAAACAAATATAGTTTAAGGATATAGAAATGGGTATATTTATGAgtagaaaatcaaaattaacttattaaattttaaaaaacaaatttttaatatttaattgtcTGAAAAAAATTTTGAAATGACTTATTTAAAAATCCGATTGACTCTTTACTCATAATAATAAAACCAACTCCGACAATTTACAATCCATCGTTTCCGTATAAGATTATTGTATTCAtacagattaaaaaaaaaacttttagtcaaatgattgaaaaaaaaatctacgATCAACTAAAAAGTGACATCACAATCCAATATTGTCAACTTTCCATATTGCTTTGCTCAATcaagatttgatattttttccaGCGTTGGAAAATTTGTAAATGGTTACAAAGTTATATATAGAAAGAACAAGCTGGCAGATTTTCAAGAACAGCAAGAAGAGAGTGCATCTCTCTTGGTAGACACTCAAAATTCTATtaatcatattcataatcaagaACAAGAACAGAGATTAATTATGGCTGAAAGGGTAGATTTGTCTGCTAATTCTAATTCTTCTTGGCAGATGAGAATACATGATGAAGATAAGGTTGATGTTGAAATTCCTGAGACTGCTCATCAGATTAGCAGTGGTTTGTtcctttttttttgattttttttaatgtttttgtgtTGGATTCttgtgaaaatggtggttttgtTGGTACCCTTTTGATAATTTGTGGTTTTTGTTGCTGAAAGTTACTTAATTTCCTTTGAATTTCTGTTTTTGATTACCCTTTACTTAATTTCCTTTGAATTTCTGTTTGTGATTACCCTTTTTGTTATTAGAATCAATTTATGTACTTTCCTGactttttggtattttttgctAGAGAGTGAATCTGATACCATTTGTTTGCCTTTTTGGGTATTTGTGATTGAGCATTGAAAaggtttttatttatgtttcttgaaatttttatatttaacatCATCTAAGTAGCTCGGACATCTCGTTCAATCAACATTTCATGTTCGAAAATGTGTCGGATACTTGGCGTTTAGGATACcatacttcatttttaacatatgaaactttaaaataaacTGTTTCGTCATGTCCGTGTCCAAGTGTTCTGTTTTATTGTATTCGTTACATAGTCATTTTGTGATATTAATGAGTCACTATTGCTCTTGAGATGATTAGTTTTTCTCTATTTGGATTCAATAGATTCATGGTTTCAAGTTGGTTTCGTGCTAACGACATTTCAGATTGAACGTATATAACCGAACTTGGTTCGGATAAgatacttcatttttaacacaTGGAACCTTAATATAAACTGTTTTGCCATGTCTGTGTCCGAGTGTTCCGTTTTTGAGTATGCGTGTCCGTGGTAAATATTCATTTTGTGATTTTATCGAGTCACTATTGCTCTTGAGATGATTAGTTTTTCTCTATTTGGATTCAACAGATTCATGGTTTCAAGTTGGTTTCGTGCTAACGACATTTCGGATTGAATATATATAAACCGAACTTGGCATTTCAGATAcgatatttcatttttaacatatgaaaccttaaaataaaCTGTTTTGCTGTGTTTGTGTCCGAGTGTCATGTTTCCCGGTATCCGCGTCTATGTTACATAGTTGTTTTGTGATATTATTGAATCATTATTACTGTTGAGGTGATTAGTTCTTTATCTATTTGGATTCAACAGATTCATGGTTTCAAGTAGGTTTCGTGCTAACGACCGGTGTAAACAGTGCCTATGTACTAGGATATGCTGGGATTATTATGGTTCCTCTAGGTTGGGCAGCTGGTGTTGTTGGTTTGCTTTTTGCAGCTGCAATCTCATTGTATGCAAATTCTCTCGTTGCCAAGCTCCATGAATATGGCGGAAAAAGGCATATCAGATACAGAGATCTCGCAGGATTTATTTACGGTACCGTCGAGAATTTGGaaaattaaaatcaactttTTGTAGTCATTTCTGTATTTTGATTGCCTATGTTCTGATAGGACATAACTCCTATTGCAGGTAAGAAAGCTTATTCTACTACATGGGGATTGCAATATGTTAATCTTTTTATGATTAATACTGGATATATTATTTTGGCTGGTCAGGCTCTTAAGGTATAATTAAACTATGAAAAACTACATTAAATTGCTGTTTTATGGCAGCAATTTTGCGTTTAAATTGTACAAGAGACGTCCAATCTCTCTTATGCTTAGTTAGTTTTAAGTAAAAGTTTGTAACTTTTGTGAAGAAGGTGAGAGTCTTATAAATGCTGCCTTTTTCTGCTTCGTTTCACGGAAATTCATCGAGTCCTTCGTTACAGAAAAGTTTATGAAactccgaaatttgatatttataacCGTTTTTATAAAAACTATCATTTTATTGTTTCCCGTTTTAGTGTTCTCTATTTCAATTGTTTTTGCCTTCGGCTATATTGCTTTGTTTGCCATTCTATTAAAACTGATGAATTTTATACATGCTACATGTTTGTAGTTAAAGTTGAAAAGCTCTGCTTCGTTACTTATAgcctatgttgcacggaaatttATCGAGTCCTTTGTTACAAAAACGTTTATGGAactccgaaatttgatatttacaacatttttgttaaaaatatcattttgttgTTTCCCGTTTGAGTCTAATTCAACTGTTTTTGTTTTCATGCAACATGGTTTATAGCTTTGCCGGGCATGTGTAAAAGACCCGTTTACTTGACGGGATTGCGAGTCATTTGTTGTTTATTGATTTGATTGCATCTGTGTTTGCAGGCTGTGTATGTTCTTTATACAGATGATCATGTAATGAAGCTACCATACTTTATCGTCATTGCTGGATTTGTATGTACTTTGTTTGCCATTGCAACTCCCCATTTATCAGCTCTAAGAATTTGGCTTGGAGTTTCAACAATTCTCAGCCTTATATATATCATTGTAGCAATTGTTCTGTCACTTAAAGATGGTCAGTCAACCAACTTAATTTATCGCATTTGAGTAATTTGTTTTTAGTATTTCATTCTGATCTTTTTCTGTGTTGTAAacttgctttcaattatgtcaCATGTTACACTATCAATATAAAGTTTATAATCCGGATTTGTCTAAGAATTTTCTGTGGCTTTTATAGGCCTTAACGCCCCACCAAGGGATTACAGCATTCCGGGAACATCCATAAGCAAAATCTTTACGTCAATAGGAGCATGTGCTAGTCTGGTTTTTGCCTATAACACAGGAATGCTTCCTGAAATACAGGTATCCAACGATTTGAAACTGTTGTGTTCTTACTGAAAATAGGTCGTTCTGCTGTGTTATTGAAATTGGTATATAGTGTGGAATTCATACGTTGCGCGAAATTGAAGTGCTGAATTGAGAAATTGCGAAGCAACATTATTTTACAACAAAAAttggttataaatataaaattttgaaatttcagaAGCGTTTTTGGATGTATAAATGAATGTCTGAACTCTGAACCATAGAGCTGGACAAGTTTCCGTACAACATAGTGTTGGAACTTCTTATTGAATAGCTATGAATCTGATTCGTTTTAAAGAATTTATAGTTATTTTTGTTTTGCCTTCAGCTTATACATTTCTTTCTGAACAGGCAACTATACGGAGACCTGTAGTTAGTAACATGATGAAAGCACTGTACTTCCAGTTCACAATTGGTCTTGTGCCATTGTTTGCTGTTACATTTATCGGTTACTGGGCTTATGGAAATGCCACGACCGCCTACTTGCTTAGCAGCGTCACCGGTCCGGTTTGGGTGAAGACAATGGGCAATCTTGCTGCCTTCCTGCAGTCAGTCATCGCTTTACATGTACGTGACACTCTAGCACTATCTTTCAATTGTTATTAGGAGTGTGcagaaaccaaatcaaaccaaataactAAACTGAACAGAAAAATCTGGTTCAATTcagtttgataaaaaaaaattgattttctaGATTGGTTCAGTTTCGAACATTAAAAGATTCCAATAAAGTTTTAGTACAAACCGAACTGGCTGATTTGATTcggtttgaaaaaaaattatatccttATAAATACTAAATACGGTTCGATtctattgaaaaataataaagttttgAATTCACACTCCTAAGTTATATCATAAGACCAATAAGTTCAATATCTTGTAAGACCATGTCGTGAGTTTATAATCCTGCATTGAAGCAAGTTGATAGGATCTCTTTTTTTACGCCCCATGTCTATCCCACGTGCCGACATGGGAGCAAAAATACCAATTTATTCACCGGATTTGAATTAATAATAACCAAACGAAGAAAATCAGGTTGTCACTAATGCTTCAATCCTTTTGCACTGATTTTGGTCTCGATTTTACTATCATCCTcgaaaattttctatttttagtgtCTGTGTCCTTCCCACGTGTCGACATGGGAGAAAATGCCCTTTTATCCACCGCATTGGAATTaataataaccgaatatatatattttcccCTGCAGATATTTGCGAGCCCGATGTACGAATACTTGGATACAAAGTTTGGCATCAAAGGCAGTCCATTGGCAATTGGAAATTTATCATTTAGATTAGGAGTAAGAGGAGGCTACTTAACCATTAACACATTTGTGGCAGCTCTTTTACCATTCTTGGGAGATTTTATGAGTCTTACAGGAGCAATCAGCACATTCCCTCTCACATTTATACTTGCTAATCACATGTATTTGAGAGCCAAGAATAACAAGTTGACCAATTTTCAAAAGCTGTGGCATTGGTTCAATGTTTGTTTCTTTGGTTTTGCATCTCTTGCGGCAGCCGTTGCAGCTCTTCGGCTTATCGCCATCGATTCCAAGACATACCATGTCTTTGCAGATTTATGAATCGGTCAAAATTGGAACCGCTATGTTGTAGAATCGATAATCATTGACCGGTTCTGGTTTTTGGCTGGTTTTTTTTACACCGGTTCCACTTTTGGTGAAACTGGGTTTGGAACAGCCAGCTGACAAACCGTAGCCAGGGCTATATGGAGATTCAATTAAACATTAAATCCTCCATTCCTCAGAAATGTATTCTTGATTAGTGAATTACATTTAGAATCCATTTTTGGCTGTACTTGTAGCTTAAgcatatataaaatagttaattgGTGCAATTTATGTGAGCcttactaaattaaaaaatatataaatgtgttAATCTAGATatataaatggaaaaaaaatacaagaattatataaatgaaataatttcaaatgtcaattttttaaCCTAGGAATACAATCTAAAATCACTAATCATACAAAATGAAATGCAAGCCAAGTTTTTCTTTACTTTCAGTGTGCTTCTGCTTCTGCTCCC includes:
- the LOC126660742 gene encoding proline transporter 1-like isoform X2, yielding MRIHDEDKVDVEIPETAHQISSDSWFQVGFVLTTGVNSAYVLGYAGIIMVPLGWAAGVVGLLFAAAISLYANSLVAKLHEYGGKRHIRYRDLAGFIYGKKAYSTTWGLQYVNLFMINTGYIILAGQALKAVYVLYTDDHVMKLPYFIVIAGFVCTLFAIATPHLSALRIWLGVSTILSLIYIIVAIVLSLKDGLNAPPRDYSIPGTSISKIFTSIGACASLVFAYNTGMLPEIQATIRRPVVSNMMKALYFQFTIGLVPLFAVTFIGYWAYGNATTAYLLSSVTGPVWVKTMGNLAAFLQSVIALHIFASPMYEYLDTKFGIKGSPLAIGNLSFRLGVRGGYLTINTFVAALLPFLGDFMSLTGAISTFPLTFILANHMYLRAKNNKLTNFQKLWHWFNVCFFGFASLAAAVAALRLIAIDSKTYHVFADL
- the LOC126660742 gene encoding proline transporter 2-like isoform X1, with amino-acid sequence MAERVDLSANSNSSWQMRIHDEDKVDVEIPETAHQISSDSWFQVGFVLTTGVNSAYVLGYAGIIMVPLGWAAGVVGLLFAAAISLYANSLVAKLHEYGGKRHIRYRDLAGFIYGKKAYSTTWGLQYVNLFMINTGYIILAGQALKAVYVLYTDDHVMKLPYFIVIAGFVCTLFAIATPHLSALRIWLGVSTILSLIYIIVAIVLSLKDGLNAPPRDYSIPGTSISKIFTSIGACASLVFAYNTGMLPEIQATIRRPVVSNMMKALYFQFTIGLVPLFAVTFIGYWAYGNATTAYLLSSVTGPVWVKTMGNLAAFLQSVIALHIFASPMYEYLDTKFGIKGSPLAIGNLSFRLGVRGGYLTINTFVAALLPFLGDFMSLTGAISTFPLTFILANHMYLRAKNNKLTNFQKLWHWFNVCFFGFASLAAAVAALRLIAIDSKTYHVFADL